GACattaagcataagccagtgtgagcagtggttgcagaaattgcaagccagaaactacaggctagaagacgagccttgtcctggaagatctgtagagctcaatgaggacaATGTACAAattctggtggaacaaaattcaaTCCTAACTGTTGAAGAACTGTCAGAgatgcttggatttggtcattcaaccattcatcgacatctgagagaacaatactggaggagtatttttcatcacggacaagtgaattttggaagagtgcTCTGCACGTTTTCTGcagagatggaagagcattgtagaaaatgaaggagagtatattttagattaaaaaagaaatttgtttattttaattatgaaaaattAAAGAGGCATTATTTATGAGACATAGGCAGAAACAGATCTGCGCGCACAGCACACGGATTCACacccatacacagacataaacttatacacacacagatgtatatatagatgtttgtgtgtgtatgtaaactgtATAGATATGTCTGCTTTACACAAGATTTTctgatgtaaattttaataaattaaaatattcagttgttgaatgtttatttctataattaatctCAGCAGAAACGAATCTGTATTTTTTACATAGCCTCTAAaccttacactgttgtttctctatAATTTCAGAACATCAACTGACATTGACGTAACAGAAGAAACATCCTCaatatttaccattttttaaagacTAAAGCAAAATATTATGCAGAACAGATGTATAACATTGTTTGTAGAAATCTGTTGTAGAATTCCTGTGAAACATTTGCTCTGAAATAATACTATTAGCCAGGACTCAGAACAACACTGACTGGAGTATCAAGAAGAggggcttctgtgctggtgaaaCTTGGATAAATTTATGTAATTGCTGCTAGAAAAAGGTAACAGTGGACAGAAATACAGGAGCAGGAGTATTTGTAAGGAAttaagtataagaataaaataggaaaaatattttaactgggatttgagaggaaaataatggaaaagagtgagaaactTCAAGAATTGGTTACCTCtgaacaaattataaaagaaaagaaaaatttgtcttatgaCTGTGACATCTGTAAAAAGGTCTTCTCTCTCAAAGGTAACCTAATTTCGCACAAGTGTATTCatgcaggagagaaaccattgcactgtgatatctgtggtagatctTTCACTTACAATAGTGAGATAATTAGACACAAACTCagtcatactggagagaaaccgtatcattgtgatatatgtggtcaatcattctctcaaagtattaACTTGACTGTTCACAATCGTATTCATACGAGGGAGAAACCGTAtagttgtgatatttgtggtaaatcattctctcaaaattatGCTTTGAAGCGAcacgaacgtattcatacaggagagaaaccatattgctgtgagatttgtggtaaatcattttctgaaagtttCAATTTAtctgcacacaaacatattcatacaggtgagaaaccatatcattgtgatatctgtggtaaatcattctctataaGTAGTGACTTACcaagacacaaacgtattcatacgggagagaagccatatcgttgtgatatctgtggtaaattattctctcaaaacAGTACCTTAACtgcacacaaacgcattcacacaggagagaaaccctatcattGTGAAATTTGTGGTGATACATTCTCTGTAAGTAATTCACTAACacaacataaacgtattcatcaTACAGGGGagaggccatatcactgtgatatctgtggtaaatcattctctcaaaattatGCCTTAAcacaacacaaacgtattcattctggggagaagccgtatcactgtgatatttgtggtaaatcattctttaatGGCAGTTCGTTAAcacaacacaaacgtattcatacaggagagaagccatatcgttgtgatatctgtggtaaatcattttctcacagTAGTCACTTAgcaagacacaaacatattcatacaggagagaaaccctatcattgtgatatttgtgataataCATTCTCTGTAAGTAGTTCACTAACacaacacaaacgtgttcatacaggagagaagccatatcattgtgatatctgtggtaaatcattctctcagaatagtCACTTAgcaagacacaaacatattcatacaggggtGAAAGGAAAAGGGTAGTCCCTATAGTTTCCTGtttgctatatttgtttaatattcctGTGTTTTATGCAATGGaaattatgattaaaatatttcccaaaatttcagttgtttgttttgtttttgcaatatTCACCTCCCACTCCATCCTTGACCACTCATGCAGTTTCCTTTCCATGGTGTAAGGACCTCTTATACCAAATCTCCTCCTCCTGACACCCCTACACATTATTCTTTCttgattagattagtgcttcatcatagtttagcaaccattatatcagcctatgctcctcagtcggggctacccgatggacagaaagaccgattctatgacactctactgcagactacctcgttgacgaacgacagagaccttatctttgtggctggtgacttcaatggtcacgttggacgacatgctgggggtttccatggcgtacatggaggctatggctatggccaCCGAAAGgaagagggaaccaggctgctggagttctgcgatgcaaataatcttatgatttgcaacactaacttcaggaaacctaccagccacctagtcacttaccgatcaggccaacataccagccaaattgactacatccttgcaaggcaaagggagagatggctgcttataaatgccaaaaccttcccaggagaagaatgtaccccacaacatagactggtagttagtgactttaaaatcaggactaggaggacaaccagaagacaaccaatatggagaagaaggatctggaagcttaaagatcctgcaaatggacagagattcagagacatattacttgaagcttctgacgaagtagaaggggatagagcatcacagggggtagaagacagctggacgtttctaagggacaacctgctgagagccactgaccagatctgtggctggtgcaaagtcccctctcgacctagaataacgtggtggtggaacaatattgtagacagggctattagagaaaagagacaggcttggaaggtcaggaaaaatgggggtagcagggaattgtatcagactgccaaaagagaagctaagagataggtttatttagccagaggggaagcagataagaaaaaatttgccaatgttctgcgccgtgaggaccaaagactggaggtgtttcgcgttgcaagacagtgtgtgagagagaattgtgatgtggtaggagagaagtgtgttcgcatggaagatggttcacttgcgctaaatgaggatgcaaaaagagaggtttggagatgccactatgaaagtttgctgaataaagaaaatgaatgggataaagagagtctgccgaatgttgacccaacagagggaccagctatccgagttgatagttccgtggtagctaaggcaattagaagcatgaagacaggaaaagccccaggcccatcaggaatcactgcagagatgctcaaaatgtctggtagtgtcggctatagcctagtcacccatataattaatcaggtgatacacaaaggagtcatacccaatgactggtgtagcagcataatagtcaactgctacaaagtaaaggtgacgccctagatacaaataactacagaggtatcaagctgttggatcaggtgatgaaggttacagagagggtcatagcccaactaattagagagagagttagtttagatgagatgcagtttgggtttgtgccagggaaaagtactactgatgctatattcctggtaaggcagctgcaggagaaatacctagccaaagataagcccctgtacctggcttttgttgacatggagaaagccttcgacagggtcccccgatcccttatctggtgggcaatgaggaaactagggatagatgaatggttagtgagagctgtgcgggccatgtataggga
This genomic window from Octopus sinensis linkage group LG27, ASM634580v1, whole genome shotgun sequence contains:
- the LOC118768206 gene encoding zinc finger protein 679-like isoform X3 codes for the protein MEKSEKLQELVTSEQIIKEKKNLSYDCDICKKVFSLKGNLISHKCIHAGEKPLHCDICGRSFTYNSEIIRHKRGDTFSVSNSLTQHKRIHHTGERPYHCDICGKSFSQNYALTQHKRIHSGEKPYHCDICGKSFFNGSSLTQHKRIHTGEKPYRCDICGKSFSVSSSLTQHKRVHTGEKPYHCDICGKSFSQNSHLARHKHIHTGVKGKG
- the LOC118768206 gene encoding zinc finger protein 239-like isoform X1, coding for MEKSEKLQELVTSEQIIKEKKNLSYDCDICKKVFSLKGNLISHKCIHAGEKPLHCDICGRSFTYNSEIIRHKLSHTGEKPYHCDICGQSFSQNSTLTAHKRIHTGEKPYHCEICGDTFSVSNSLTQHKRIHHTGERPYHCDICGKSFSQNYALTQHKRIHSGEKPYHCDICGKSFFNGSSLTQHKRIHTGEKPYRCDICGKSFSVSSSLTQHKRVHTGEKPYHCDICGKSFSQNSHLARHKHIHTGVKGKG
- the LOC118768206 gene encoding zinc finger protein 679-like isoform X2; translation: MEKSEKLQELVTSEQIIKEKKNLSYDCDICKKVFSLKGNLISHKCIHAGEKPLHCDICGRSFTYNSEIIRHKLSHTGEKPYHCDICGQSFSQNSTLTAHKRIHTGEKPYHCEICGDTFSVSNSLTQHKRIHHTGERPYHCDICGKSFSQNYALTQHKRIHSGEKPYHCDICGKSFSVSSSLTQHKRVHTGEKPYHCDICGKSFSQNSHLARHKHIHTGVKGKG